A stretch of the Cucurbita pepo subsp. pepo cultivar mu-cu-16 chromosome LG16, ASM280686v2, whole genome shotgun sequence genome encodes the following:
- the LOC111776809 gene encoding ankyrin repeat-containing protein At5g02620-like isoform X1: MPESVRASPQAAEPSLPRKKMTKQLTGKRDDTSLHSAARGGNLTAAMEILSNADEVKLKELLAKQNHSGETALYVAAEYGYVDLVREMLKYYDLADAEIKARNGFDAFHIATKQGDLEILRVLMEAHPELSMTVDISNTTALHTAATQGHIEIVNFLLEAGSGLATIARSNGKTALHSAARNGHLLVVRALVGKEPIVATRTDKKGQTALQMAAKGQNLEVVEELIKADPRSVNMVDNKGNTALHIAARKGRAEIVKLLLKHNGTNTKAVNRSGETALDTAEKTGNSEIALILKEHGVQTAKAIKPEVKNPARELKQTVSDIKHEVHYQLEHTRQTRRRVQGIAKRLNKMHAEGLNNAINSTTVVAVLIATVAFAAIFTVPGQYVDDPDDIPQGFSLGEANIAPKAPFIIFFIFDSIALFISLAVVVVQTSVVVIESQAKKQMMAIINKLMWLACVLVSVAFLALSFVVVGEREKWLAIGVTLIGTTIMATTLGTMCYWVIKHRIEASNLRSIRKSSMGGSRSKSFSLSVMSDSEILNNEFKKMYAI; encoded by the exons ATGCCGGAATCTGTCAGAGCGTCGCCGCAAGCGGCGGAGCCAAGCTTACcgaggaagaagatgacgaAGCAATTGACAGGAAAAAGGGATGATACATCATTGCATTCCGCCGCGAGAGGGGGAAATCTGACGGCGGCGATGGAGATTCTGTCGAACGCCGATGAGGTTAAATTGAAGGAATTATTGGCAAAGCAAAATCATTCCGGCGAAACGGCTTTATACGTGGCGGCGGAATATGGGTACGTGGATTTAGTGAGGGAAATGTTGAAATATTACGATCTGGCGGATGCTGAGATCAAAGCAAGAAATGGATTTGATGCTTTTCACATTGCAACAAAACAGGGCGATTTGG AGATATTGAGAGTTCTAATGGAGGCTCATCCGGAGTTGTCCATGACGGTCGACATATCGAACACGACGGCGTTGCACACGGCGGCGACGCAAGGCCACATTGAGATTGTAAACTTTCTGTTGGAAGCCGGTAGTGGATTGGCTACCATTGCTAGAAGCAATGGGAAAACTGCTCTGCATTCTGCAGCTAGAAATGGGCATTTGTTGGTGGTTAGAGCGCTCGTCGGGAAGGAGCCGATCGTGGCGACGAGGACGGATAAGAAGGGGCAGACTGCGCTGCAAATGGCGGCGAAAGGACAGAACCTTGAGGTTGTGGAGGAGCTGATCAAGGCGGATCCTCGGTCTGTAAATATGGTTGACAATAAGGGCAACACTGCTTTGCATATTGCTGCAAGGAAGGGCAGAGCTGAG ATTGTTAAACTTCTTCTCAAGCACAACGGAACGAACACGAAGGCGGTAAACCGATCGGGGGAGACAGCTCTCGACACGGCGGAGAAAACAGGGAACTCAGAAATAGCTCTGATTCTAAAAGAGCATGGTGTGCAGACAGCAAAAGCAATCAAACCAGAAGTGAAAAACCCAGCAAGGGAATTGAAGCAAACAGTAAGCGACATAAAACACGAAGTTCATTACCAACTCGAACACACTCGACAAACCCGAAGACGGGTCCAAGGCATAGCGAAACGTCTAAACAAAATGCACGCCGAGGGCCTAAACAACGCCATCAATTCAACAACCGTGGTAGCTGTTCTTATAGCCACAGTGGCATTTGCAGCCATTTTTACTGTCCCTGGTCAGTATGTGGATGATCCAGATGACATACCACAAGGCTTCTCACTTGGGGAAGCCAATATAGCGCCCAAAGCTCCCtttataatctttttcatatttgattCGATAGCCCTCTTCATATCACTAGCCGTTGTGGTAGTTCAAACTTCAGTTGTGGTTATAGAAAGCCAAGCCAAGAAGCAGATGATGGCCATTATAAACAAACTAATGTGGCTCGCTTGTGTGCTCGTTTCTGTTGCTTTCTTGGCGCTTTCGTTTGTCGTCGTCGGTGAGCGCGAGAAGTGGCTCGCCATCGGAGTAACGCTCATCGGAACCACCATAATGGCCACCACATTGGGCACCATGTGCTATTGGGTCATCAAACATAGAATTGAAGCATCAAATCTCAGGAGCATAAGGAAGTCTTCAATGGGGGGAAGCAGATCCAAATCCTTTTCCCTCTCAGTCATGTCTGATTCAGAG ATTCTTAACAATGAGTTCAAGAAAATGTATGCAATTTGA
- the LOC111776809 gene encoding ankyrin repeat-containing protein At5g02620-like isoform X2 has product MPESVRASPQAAEPSLPRKKMTKQLTGKRDDTSLHSAARGGNLTAAMEILSNADEVKLKELLAKQNHSGETALYVAAEYGYVDLVREMLKYYDLADAEIKARNGFDAFHIATKQGDLEILRVLMEAHPELSMTVDISNTTALHTAATQGHIEIVNFLLEAGSGLATIARSNGKTALHSAARNGHLLVVRALVGKEPIVATRTDKKGQTALQMAAKGQNLEVVEELIKADPRSVNMVDNKGNTALHIAARKGRAEIVKLLLKHNGTNTKAVNRSGETALDTAEKTGNSEIALILKEHGVQTAKAIKPEVKNPARELKQTVSDIKHEVHYQLEHTRQTRRRVQGIAKRLNKMHAEGLNNAINSTTVVAVLIATVAFAAIFTVPGQYVDDPDDIPQGFSLGEANIAPKAPFIIFFIFDSIALFISLAVVVVQTSVVVIESQAKKQMMAIINKLMWLACVLVSVAFLALSFVVVGEREKWLAIGVTLIGTTIMATTLGTMCYWVIKHRIEASNLRSIRKSSMGGSRSKSFSLSVMSDSEILNNEFKKMYAI; this is encoded by the exons ATGCCGGAATCTGTCAGAGCGTCGCCGCAAGCGGCGGAGCCAAGCTTACcgaggaagaagatgacgaAGCAATTGACAGGAAAAAGGGATGATACATCATTGCATTCCGCCGCGAGAGGGGGAAATCTGACGGCGGCGATGGAGATTCTGTCGAACGCCGATGAGGTTAAATTGAAGGAATTATTGGCAAAGCAAAATCATTCCGGCGAAACGGCTTTATACGTGGCGGCGGAATATGGGTACGTGGATTTAGTGAGGGAAATGTTGAAATATTACGATCTGGCGGATGCTGAGATCAAAGCAAGAAATGGATTTGATGCTTTTCACATTGCAACAAAACAGGGCGATTTGG AGATATTGAGAGTTCTAATGGAGGCTCATCCGGAGTTGTCCATGACGGTCGACATATCGAACACGACGGCGTTGCACACGGCGGCGACGCAAGGCCACATTGAGATTGTAAACTTTCTGTTGGAAGCCGGTAGTGGATTGGCTACCATTGCTAGAAGCAATGGGAAAACTGCTCTGCATTCTGCAGCTAGAAATGGGCATTTGTTGGTGGTTAGAGCGCTCGTCGGGAAGGAGCCGATCGTGGCGACGAGGACGGATAAGAAGGGGCAGACTGCGCTGCAAATGGCGGCGAAAGGACAGAACCTTGAGGTTGTGGAGGAGCTGATCAAGGCGGATCCTCGGTCTGTAAATATGGTTGACAATAAGGGCAACACTGCTTTGCATATTGCTGCAAGGAAGGGCAGAGCTGAG ATTGTTAAACTTCTTCTCAAGCACAACGGAACGAACACGAAGGCGGTAAACCGATCGGGGGAGACAGCTCTCGACACGGCGGAGAAAACAGGGAACTCAGAAATAGCTCTGATTCTAAAAGAGCATGGTGTGCAGACAGCAAAAGCAATCAAACCAGAAGTGAAAAACCCAGCAAGGGAATTGAAGCAAACAGTAAGCGACATAAAACACGAAGTTCATTACCAACTCGAACACACTCGACAAACCCGAAGACGGGTCCAAGGCATAGCGAAACGTCTAAACAAAATGCACGCCGAGGGCCTAAACAACGCCATCAATTCAACAACCGTGGTAGCTGTTCTTATAGCCACAGTGGCATTTGCAGCCATTTTTACTGTCCCTGGTCAGTATGTGGATGATCCAGATGACATACCACAAGGCTTCTCACTTGGGGAAGCCAATATAGCGCCCAAAGCTCCCtttataatctttttcatatttgattCGATAGCCCTCTTCATATCACTAGCCGTTGTGGTAGTTCAAACTTCAGTTGTGGTTATAGAAAGCCAAGCCAAGAAGCAGATGATGGCCATTATAAACAAACTAATGTGGCTCGCTTGTGTGCTCGTTTCTGTTGCTTTCTTGGCGCTTTCGTTTGTCGTCGTCGGTGAGCGCGAGAAGTGGCTCGCCATCGGAGTAACGCTCATCGGAACCACCATAATGGCCACCACATTGGGCACCATGTGCTATTGGGTCATCAAACATAGAATTGAAGCATCAAATCTCAGGAGCATAAGGAAGTCTTCAATGGGGGGAAGCAGATCCAAATC CTTTTCCCTCTCAGTCATGTCTGATTCAGAGATTCTTAACAATGAGTTCAAGAAAATGTATGCAATTTGA
- the LOC111776809 gene encoding ankyrin repeat-containing protein At5g02620-like isoform X3, with protein MTKQLTGKRDDTSLHSAARGGNLTAAMEILSNADEVKLKELLAKQNHSGETALYVAAEYGYVDLVREMLKYYDLADAEIKARNGFDAFHIATKQGDLEILRVLMEAHPELSMTVDISNTTALHTAATQGHIEIVNFLLEAGSGLATIARSNGKTALHSAARNGHLLVVRALVGKEPIVATRTDKKGQTALQMAAKGQNLEVVEELIKADPRSVNMVDNKGNTALHIAARKGRAEIVKLLLKHNGTNTKAVNRSGETALDTAEKTGNSEIALILKEHGVQTAKAIKPEVKNPARELKQTVSDIKHEVHYQLEHTRQTRRRVQGIAKRLNKMHAEGLNNAINSTTVVAVLIATVAFAAIFTVPGQYVDDPDDIPQGFSLGEANIAPKAPFIIFFIFDSIALFISLAVVVVQTSVVVIESQAKKQMMAIINKLMWLACVLVSVAFLALSFVVVGEREKWLAIGVTLIGTTIMATTLGTMCYWVIKHRIEASNLRSIRKSSMGGSRSKSFSLSVMSDSEILNNEFKKMYAI; from the exons atgacgaAGCAATTGACAGGAAAAAGGGATGATACATCATTGCATTCCGCCGCGAGAGGGGGAAATCTGACGGCGGCGATGGAGATTCTGTCGAACGCCGATGAGGTTAAATTGAAGGAATTATTGGCAAAGCAAAATCATTCCGGCGAAACGGCTTTATACGTGGCGGCGGAATATGGGTACGTGGATTTAGTGAGGGAAATGTTGAAATATTACGATCTGGCGGATGCTGAGATCAAAGCAAGAAATGGATTTGATGCTTTTCACATTGCAACAAAACAGGGCGATTTGG AGATATTGAGAGTTCTAATGGAGGCTCATCCGGAGTTGTCCATGACGGTCGACATATCGAACACGACGGCGTTGCACACGGCGGCGACGCAAGGCCACATTGAGATTGTAAACTTTCTGTTGGAAGCCGGTAGTGGATTGGCTACCATTGCTAGAAGCAATGGGAAAACTGCTCTGCATTCTGCAGCTAGAAATGGGCATTTGTTGGTGGTTAGAGCGCTCGTCGGGAAGGAGCCGATCGTGGCGACGAGGACGGATAAGAAGGGGCAGACTGCGCTGCAAATGGCGGCGAAAGGACAGAACCTTGAGGTTGTGGAGGAGCTGATCAAGGCGGATCCTCGGTCTGTAAATATGGTTGACAATAAGGGCAACACTGCTTTGCATATTGCTGCAAGGAAGGGCAGAGCTGAG ATTGTTAAACTTCTTCTCAAGCACAACGGAACGAACACGAAGGCGGTAAACCGATCGGGGGAGACAGCTCTCGACACGGCGGAGAAAACAGGGAACTCAGAAATAGCTCTGATTCTAAAAGAGCATGGTGTGCAGACAGCAAAAGCAATCAAACCAGAAGTGAAAAACCCAGCAAGGGAATTGAAGCAAACAGTAAGCGACATAAAACACGAAGTTCATTACCAACTCGAACACACTCGACAAACCCGAAGACGGGTCCAAGGCATAGCGAAACGTCTAAACAAAATGCACGCCGAGGGCCTAAACAACGCCATCAATTCAACAACCGTGGTAGCTGTTCTTATAGCCACAGTGGCATTTGCAGCCATTTTTACTGTCCCTGGTCAGTATGTGGATGATCCAGATGACATACCACAAGGCTTCTCACTTGGGGAAGCCAATATAGCGCCCAAAGCTCCCtttataatctttttcatatttgattCGATAGCCCTCTTCATATCACTAGCCGTTGTGGTAGTTCAAACTTCAGTTGTGGTTATAGAAAGCCAAGCCAAGAAGCAGATGATGGCCATTATAAACAAACTAATGTGGCTCGCTTGTGTGCTCGTTTCTGTTGCTTTCTTGGCGCTTTCGTTTGTCGTCGTCGGTGAGCGCGAGAAGTGGCTCGCCATCGGAGTAACGCTCATCGGAACCACCATAATGGCCACCACATTGGGCACCATGTGCTATTGGGTCATCAAACATAGAATTGAAGCATCAAATCTCAGGAGCATAAGGAAGTCTTCAATGGGGGGAAGCAGATCCAAATCCTTTTCCCTCTCAGTCATGTCTGATTCAGAGATTCTTAACAATGAGTTCAAGAAAATGTATGCAATTTGA
- the LOC111776813 gene encoding 3-ketoacyl-CoA synthase 12-like — MSSHCLKTFISWELTLFTCSSKKLFFPHFAPSFYKNLSVLEQKTEPFFTSIMELMSLFYLGSFLFFLFIIWKHFDEKRHQQCYILEYQCYKPTDDRKLSTEFSGDIIKRTKNLGLNEYKFLLKAAVSSGIGEETYGPRIMFAGREESPTLDDGISEMDEFFHDSIQKLFDKSGFSPPEIDILVVNVSMLASIPSLSARIINHYKLRPDIKVFNLTGMGCSASLISIDVVSRVFKSYKNMNALVITSESLSPNWYSGNDRSMILSNCLFRSGGCAILLTNNTALKNRAMFKLKTLVRTHHGARDESYGCCYQTEDDKGYMGFHLGKNLPKAATRAFVDNLREIAPKILPTRELLQFLIVTAVKKLKRNGKQGSGVKTSAVNFKTGVDHFCIHTGGKAVIDGIGVSLGLEKYDLEPARMTLHRFGNTSASSLWYVLAYMEAKKRLKKGGRVLMISFGAGFKCNSCLWEVVRDLEDANVWEDCIQRYPPESLSNPFLEKYGWIQQEDIATFKLPE; from the coding sequence ATGAGTAGCCATTGCTTGAAAACCTTTATCAGTTGGGAGTTAACCCTCTTCACATGTTCTTCCAAAAAGCTCTTTTTCCCCCACTTTGCACCTTCTTTCTATAAAAATCTCTCTGTTCTTGAACAAAAAACAGAGCCCTTTTTCACCTCTATCATGGAGCTTATGAGTTTGTTCTATTTGGGttcctttttgttcttcctgTTCATCATTTGGAAGCATTTTGATGAAAAAAGACACCAACAATGCTACATATTGGAGTATCAATGCTACAAACCAACAGACGACAGAAAATTAAGCACAGAATTCAGCGGAGACATCataaaaagaaccaaaaacctCGGCCTCAACGAGTACAAATTCCTCCTCAAAGCCGCCGTCAGCTCCGGCATCGGCGAAGAAACCTACGGCCCAAGAATCATGTTCGCCGGCCGTGAAGAATCTCCCACTCTCGACGATGGAATCTCAGAAATGGACGAGTTTTTCCACGACAGCATCCAGAAGCTCTTCGACAAATCAGGCTTCTCCCCGCCGGAAATCGACATCTTAGTCGTAAACGTCTCAATGTTAGCGTCGATTCCGTCGCTCTCTGCTCGGATCATCAACCATTACAAGCTCCGCCCTGATATCAAGGTGTTCAACCTCACCGGAATGGGCTGCAGCGCTAGTTTAATATCAATCGACGTCGTTTCAAGAGTGTTCAAATCGTATAAAAACATGAACGCCCTCGTTATAACATCTGAATCATTAAGCCCCAATTGGTATTCCGGCAACGATAGATCCATGATCTTGTCGAATTGCTTATTCCGATCCGGCGGATGTGCGATTCTTCTCACAAACAACACGGCGTTGAAAAACAGAGCCATGTTCAAACTCAAGACCCTGGTTCGAACCCACCACGGCGCAAGAGACGAATCCTACGGCTGTTGTTACCAAACAGAGGACGACAAAGGCTACATGGGTTTTCACTTAGGTAAAAACCTCCCCAAGGCAGCAACACGAGCCTTCGTCGACAACCTACGGGAAATCGCCCCGAAAATTTTACCGACAAGGGAGCTTCTCCAGTTCTTGATTGTTACCGCGGTGAAAAAACTGAAGAGAAACGGAAAACAGGGGAGTGGGGTGAAAACCAGTGCGGTGAATTTCAAAACAGGGGTGGATCATTTCTGTATTCACACCGGCGGGAAAGCGGTGATCGACGGGATCGGAGTGAGTTTGGGGCTGGAGAAGTATGACCTGGAGCCGGCGAGGATGACACTGCACCGATTTGGGAATACATCGGCGAGTAGTTTGTGGTATGTTTTGGCGTATATGGAAGCGAAGAAGCGGCTGAAGAAAGGTGGGCGGGTTTTGATGATAAGCTTTGGAGCTGGGTTTAAGTGCAACAGCTGCTTGTGGGAGGTGGTACGAGATTTAGAAGACGCCAATGTCTGGGAGGATTGTATTCAACGGTATCCACCTGAATCTCTGTCGAACCCATTTCTGGAAAAATATGGTTGGATTCAACAGGAAGACATAGCCACTTTCAAACTCCCCGAGTGA
- the LOC111776806 gene encoding exocyst complex component EXO70H1-like, with translation MTRKGMRSVFFRPPPSSSTPSTPSPHTSSPPLSDLIVEENLEVAKSFVARWGPHSTTAASLFQGDDRDESRQFIEVVKKLYAVMHYLASRDSSSDKLVSAHDLMSTAMERLQKEFFQILSVNREYLYSESVSSVQSPMTISVRSSVSDFELETEDEFGIANESISEVERVSMSAMADLKAIADCMISTGYGKECVKVYKTVRKSIIDESLYNLGIQKLSFSKVQKMDWEVLESKIKTWLKGVKTAVKSLFEQERILCDHVFSASLPIRESCFPQISKDGATILFGFPELVAKYKKSPEKIFITLDLYEAIADLWTEINYIFSSTASSNVQSQVVSSQIKLGENIRTLITDFEMSIQKESSKKPVPRGGVHPLTSYVMNYILFLSDYSRILNDILADWPLPEKLSMPESYYGTPKEEDRPITLRLAWLILVLLCKLDGKGEHYNDVALSYLFLANNLQYIVNKVRTSNLRFLLGGDWIERHESRIKLYASKYRRIGWNGVFSSLPADVKAEISPEEVRESFRNFNRAFEETYRKQTSWIVPDQKLRDEIKTSLAKELGALYGEFYARNRVRTRRVSESDPVVPLSPDDLSNYFSDLFYGS, from the coding sequence ATGACGCGAAAGGGAATGAGGAGTGTGTTCTTCAGACCTccaccttcttcttctacacCGAGCACGCCGTCGCCTCACACGTCTAGCCCACCTTTATCGGATTTAATCGTGGAAGAGAATCTTGAAGTTGCAAAATCGTTTGTGGCGAGGTGGGGACCTCATTCCACCACTGCTGCTTCTCTGTTTCAAGGGGACGACCGTGATGAATCTCGACAGTTTATCGAAGTCGTTAAGAAGTTGTATGCTGTCATGCACTACCTTGCTTCTCGGGATTCATCTTCGGATAAGCTCGTGAGTGCTCATGATTTGATGAGTACTGCCATGGAGAGGCTTCAGAAGGAGTTTTTCCAGATTTTGTCGGTTAATCGTGAGTATTTGTATTCGGAATCGGTTTCTAGCGTCCAATCGCCGATGACGATATCGGTCAGATCGAGTGTTTCTGATTTTGAACTGGAGACAGAAGATGAGTTCGGAATTGCTAACGAATCTATTTCTGAAGTTGAGCGAGTTTCTATGTCGGCCATGGCGGATTTGAAAGCAATTGCGGATTGTATGATATCCACCGGCTATGGAAAAGAATGCGTCAAGGTTTATAAAACTGTGAGGAAATCGATAATTGACGAGAGTCTCTACAACCTAGGGATTCAGAAATTGAGTTTTTCGAAAGTTCAGAAGATGGATTGGGAAGTTCTAGAGAGCAAAATAAAAACCTGGTTGAAAGGCGTGAAAACCGCAGTGAAATCTCTGTTCGAACAAGAGAGAATCCTTTGCGATCACGTTTTCTCGGCTTCCCTTCCCATCAGAGAATCATGCTTCCCTCAAATTTCTAAAGACGGTGCAACGATTCTGTTTGGATTCCCAGAATTAGTTGCCAAATACAAAAAATCTCcggagaaaattttcattacacTAGACCTATACGAAGCCATAGCCGACCTCTGGACGGAGATCAATTACATTTTCTCATCCACAGCATCATCCAATGTACAATCACAAGTCGTCAGTTCACAAATCAAACTCGGAGAAAACATTCGCACATTAATCACTGACTTCGAAATGTCTATTCAGAAAGAATCATCGAAAAAACCTGTTCCTAGAGGCGGAGTTCATCCACTCACTAGCTACGTGATGAACTATATTTTGTTCCTCTCCGATTATAGTAGAATACTCAACGACATTTTAGCCGATTGGCCTTTACCAGAAAAATTATCAATGCCAGAATCATACTACGGAACGCCTAAGGAAGAAGATCGTCCGATTACCTTACGTTTGGCTTGGCTGATTCTTGTCCTCCTATGCAAACTCGACGGGAAAGGCGAGCATTACAACGACGTCGCTCTCTCCTACTTGTTCTTGGCCAACAATCTCCAGTACATCGTCAACAAAGTTCGCACCTCAAATCTGAGATTCCTCCTCGGCGGCGACTGGATTGAGAGGCACGAATCGAGGATCAAACTGTACGCCTCCAAGTACAGGCGCATTGGATGGAATGGAGTGTTCTCGTCGCTGCCGGCGGACGTAAAGGCAGAAATCTCACCGGAGGAAGTAAGAGAATCATTCAGAAATTTCAACAGAGCTTTTGAAGAAACTTACAGAAAACAGACCTCCTGGATAGTGCCCGATCAGAAGCTCCGTGATGAAATAAAAACCTCGTTGGCAAAGGAACTTGGAGCTTTATACGGCGAGTTTTACGCGAGGAACCGGGTTCGTACTAGGCGGGTTTCTGAGTCGGATCCGGTAGTCCCACTATCCCCTGATGATTTGAGTAATTACTTTTCGGATCTGTTTTACGGGTCTTGA